The Mucilaginibacter sp. PAMB04168 genome contains the following window.
GGAGTATCCTTCAATCACGTAAAGGTTAAAAACAATTTGCGTGGCAGCGGGCAAAGCTCTTATTACCCGCAGCAAATCTTCAACATATAGCTTTTCTAAAACGGATGGCGCTATAAAAGCCTCTTCGCTCACATCTTCTATACTTTCAACTTCAATGAAACGTGCTTCTTTACGACCGAGATCGATACACGTGCGCACAATAATGGTACGGATCCAGGCGCCGGGATCGCCTTTACGCTCATCAAAATCATTTATGTTTTGAAACACCTTCAGGAAACCACTATTCAATGCCTCTTGCGCCAACTCGTCTGACTTGAGGTAACGATAGCACAGCCTAAGCATGTCTGTGTAAAACAGCTTATACAAAGCCTCCTGGGCAGAGCGCTTGTTGGCCTTGCACCCCTTCATTAGCCTGGGCAATTGCTTAGTAAAAATGTTCATTCAGAGAGTTCAGACAATAAGGAATAGCAATAGCTATTTTACTTTACGTAAGCCGGCAGTGAAATGCTGGGTAATTTATAAAATTTTTCTTACTGCATTTTTACCCAGCACTTAGGGAGTTAACAACGTAATATTATTATAACGCTCAGCACCTAAAGTTATGGCAAATCGTAGCAATCTGTTCACCAACAAAAGCACCCAGCTTCAAAAGCTTAAGTTTAAAAGCAAGAACGTAGGCTTTCTGAAGTTATTAACTCTGCTTAAAATAAGGCGCAAACCGCTGCATAATGGTTTCAATAGCCGCTACGCTGAGAAATTTCCAAATGCCGACCATTGCCAATGGAACGGAGGCCGGCTTTTAACACGCCATGAACTCGAACGGCTGCTGAATAAAAGCTAAATCATCAAAGGAGCTTTGCTTCGCCTCAAGGAACACTGTGTTAAATAAAAACTATTCGGCAAGAAGTGTTAATTTTGCAAATTAAACTTTGTAATAAGCACTTGGGCAACAACACTCATAACAGGATTTCCTACTTCTCCGATAAGTTAATCAATGATATAGCGTTACCCGAGCGGTTTACCTTTCCCTTTTTTTACGAACCGCATCGTTTAACCAAAATTGCTGCTGCCAAATTACAGCATTATCTGGAAACGCAGACTGAGCTGGACCACAACTTTGGGTTAAACGGCAATCAGGATGGATTGGCCATTGGGAAAATGTTTGGTGTTTTGGTGGTGCAGGACACGGAAGGAAAAATAGGTTACCTGTCAGCTTTCTCCGGCAAGCTGGCCGGCTCCAATGATCATGTTAAATTTGTGCCGCCGGTTTTTGACATGCTGGTCGAAAATAGTTTTTTTCTGAAAGAGCAGGAGATCATCAACACCATAAATACACAGGTTTCTAAAATATGGTCAGACGGAGAATACGAGCACCTGAGGCATGACCTTAAGCAGCTTTCTGCGCAATCCGAACAGGAATTAGCTGAGTTTAAGAAACAGTTAAAAAACAATAAAGAAATCCG
Protein-coding sequences here:
- a CDS encoding RNA polymerase sigma factor, whose translation is MNIFTKQLPRLMKGCKANKRSAQEALYKLFYTDMLRLCYRYLKSDELAQEALNSGFLKVFQNINDFDERKGDPGAWIRTIIVRTCIDLGRKEARFIEVESIEDVSEEAFIAPSVLEKLYVEDLLRVIRALPAATQIVFNLYVIEGYSHHEISEHLHISESTSRWHLSEAKKQLRVLLEPIMSEVNQPTEKQNKAT